DNA sequence from the Desulfobacterales bacterium genome:
CTCCATATTTTTCAATTTCAAGTATATTTTTAATATCATCAATAGTTGAAACTCCGCCTGAAGCAACGATTGGAATTGAAACAGATTCGGCAAGATGCTTAGTTTCTTCAATGTTTGGACCTGTTTTCATTCCATCTCTTTTTATATCAGTAAAATTAATTGCCCAAACACCAAAACCTTCAAATTGTTTTGCAAGTTCTATAGCAGAAACATCAGTATTATGTGTCCAACCTTCTATAGCGGCCAAACCATTTTTCGCATCAATACCTACAATTATTCGGCCTTCAAATTTTTTACAGGCTTCTTTTACTAAAGATGGATTTTTAACGGCCTCTGTGCCTATAACTATTCTTTTTACTCCAATAGATAGAAACATTTCAATTGTATCTAAATTTCTAATGCCTCCTCCAACATGAACATCAACAGTTACGGATTTTATTATTTTTTCAATTGAGGCTAAATTTTTTGGTTTTTTTTGAACAGAACCATCAAGGTCAACTACATGAATTATTTCTGCTCCATAAGACGCCCATTTTATAGCCATGTCTGAAGGTTCATTTGAAAAAACAGTTTCAGAATCCATTCTTCCTTGAAGCAAACGAACACATTTACCATCTTTAATATCAACCGCTGGAATTACTAACATTATAAAATACCCTTTGTAGATAGGATTGACTTTATTCTTTCATCAAACTTAACGGCTTGGGATAATGCTCTGCCTAAGGCTTTAAATATTGCTTCTAAGACATGATGAACATCTTCTCCAT
Encoded proteins:
- the hisA gene encoding 1-(5-phosphoribosyl)-5-[(5-phosphoribosylamino)methylideneamino]imidazole-4-carboxamide isomerase, with protein sequence MLVIPAVDIKDGKCVRLLQGRMDSETVFSNEPSDMAIKWASYGAEIIHVVDLDGSVQKKPKNLASIEKIIKSVTVDVHVGGGIRNLDTIEMFLSIGVKRIVIGTEAVKNPSLVKEACKKFEGRIIVGIDAKNGLAAIEGWTHNTDVSAIELAKQFEGFGVWAINFTDIKRDGMKTGPNIEETKHLAESVSIPIVASGGVSTIDDIKNILEIEKYGVIGVITGRAIYDGTLNLDEAVKLVNSKAVSFTQF